The Leptospira saintgironsiae genome contains the following window.
GTGGAAACCATTTCAATTAAATCCTGATCTTCCTGCACAGGGAGAAGATAGAGAAGCTCATATGGTCAGCAAATTCGGTTCTTTGGATCGAGTAAAAATGATGACACAAAGAGTTTCCGATATCGCAAAAGAAGATGGATTAGAGTTTGCTAATATTCTTCAAGGCCATCAGCCGAATACTTTCCTTCTACATGCTCTCATTCGTAAGGCCAGAAAATATGGAAAAGAAGGAGAGCTCGCAGAAGTATTCTTCCAAAAGTTTTTCTCAGAAGGAAAAAATCTTTCTGATGATTCTATTATCCAAGAAAGCCTAACTCAAGTTGGAGTCCCAATATCTGAATTAGAAGAAGTTCGCAAGGATCCTTCTCTTCTTACCCAAATAGAAACGGAAGAGAATGAAGGTAAAATGCTGGGAGTAACTGGAGTGCCTTTTTATATATTTAATGAGAAGTATGCGGTTTCAGGCGCACAACCAGTAGATCTATTCTTACAGGTTTTTGATAAATTACAATCAGAGGCTGGTGCTTAAGCGGAGATCTCAGTCCCTCTATTTGCTCCTTCTCCCATCCATAAAAATAAACGGCGGATCCTGTATAAATAGGCAGCTTCCGCTCTTTCTAACATTCCGTCTGGAACATTCGGAAACTCGTATTCTCTGATATTTCTGGGACTTCCTGACCAATCGATTGCTTGGAAAAATGAATCCTTAGGAGGAGAGGCAAGCGCCAGTCTATCCCTTAAAAAAAGAAGAAGGTCCTTTGGCTCAAAAAACGCCTTTGCAATATCCTTCAAACCCGTAGCCAAATTTTGGTACACATTTTCTTTATTAAAATCTATCAAACAAAAGCTAAGAGGAAAATAAGGTGTTCCTAAAAGTCCTTTCATTTTAGGGACAAGTTCTCTTATTGAAAAAGATTCAGAGTCCAGGACCAGAACTCCAGGTTTGGTTTCTTTTAACATATTAGGAAGTCCTAATATATCCTTACACCAATGTGCGTTTGACCCGCAGGCTCTAAGAAGAGATCTGTACTTGGAAAAAAGATCGGGGCTTTGGGTGAGTACTACCATCTCAGGATGTAGCGGTTTTGAAAACTTAAAGAATGGAAATTCTTCCAGCGGAAAAGAATTCAGATCATAGATTCGAGTCGCTCCGGCTCTTACGAAGGAATTCTTTTCTTCAGAATCAAATCTTCCGATCAAAGAAACTTCTCTAGACCAATCATGAGCCGAGCGGATATCTTCTGGACTTGCATCCTTTTTCCAAACTAGAACTTCTTTAGTGGAAGAGGGAAACCCAGAACTTCGTACCCATTCTAGATGATCTATACCTTTCCACTTTAACAAAGCGACTAGGAAGTCTTGTTCATCAGAGCTGAGTCGGTGCAGAAGTAAGACATCGGATAGTAAGTTCATCTCTTTGCAAAGGAAGGGTTTTTTCCTTGACCTTGGGGATTTTCATCCGATCCTAGAATTGGTGCATTGCGGAAAACCCGCAACTAGAAAGGGGAATCGGAAAGAAAAACAAGTTTGCAGGCTTGTCCTGAAAGCGTTGATTACGAGCAAAACCAAGAATGAAAGTTCTGAAAAGATACGCAAACAGAAGGTTGTACGATCCCGAAACCAGCAAAACGATTACTCTAGAAGATGTCGCCGAGATGATCATCGCGGGCGAAGAGATTAAAGTGATCGATAATATGAGCGGTCAGGACATCACTCCTAAAATCCTAGGCCAGACCTTTCTTAAAGTAAGTTTGGGTCAAAGAAACGAAGAATTTTCCAATTACATGCTTTCCGCCCTGATCCGAGAAACGGGCAAAGATATCAGCGCATTATTCGGCCGTTTGGTCCTGGGAGGGATAGGTCTTGCCTATCTAACCAAGGAAAAAATGGATAGGATCCTACAGAGTATGGTGGCTTTGGGCGAACTTCGACTGGAAGAAGTTAAAAGTTACCGAGAAGACCTACTCACCCATTTGGCCCAAAGAGCCAGCGAAAACAGCGAACAGATCCAGGAAGACCTCAAAAAAGTGGGTCGAGAATTGGAAGAAGGCGGCGAAAAGGAATTGGCTGTCGAGGATCTATCGGAGAAAATTCGCAAGATTGCGGAAAGAGTCAAGGAATCCGAGCCCCTTTGAGGGATTTGCGGCTTTCTAAAGTTAAGATCGACCTTACCAAATCCGATAAACAACATAGGGGGAACCCATGTCGACCGTAAGAATCCTAGTCCTCGGAATCATATTATCACTGACTACTCAGATTTCCGCAAAGGAACAAATCTATGAGAAGTTGGACCAATTATTTTATGACCAAGTCAAAAAATTGGAAAGCGGCAACCTAGAAGAAAGGATCCAGGCTGCGGATTATTTAAAATTCGTAAGTAGCAAACTGGCTGTCCGTCCTCTTCTGAAGGCGTTAAAGGGAAATGTAAATGTTCCTAAGTCGGAAGAAAATTCCCCTACCTTAAAGTTCACAATTGCGCAAGCATTGGGAGCGATGGAGTCCGATATCGCCGGACCTGGAATGTTGGAAGAATTTAAAAAGATTTCTGCTACCGTTCAGGAAGGTGATTATCCTTCATTCAGTTCACCTGAAGGTTATAATCTGGTGATCGCTGCCGGAGAAATTATCCGAAATGTGGGACTTCTTCCTTATACAAAGGAAAATCAAGAAGCGATCGTAAACGCTTTAAACCATCCGAATTTTTATGTAAGAGCTTCCGCAGCGGACGGGTTGAAAAATCTAAATCGCAAGGATGTACTCTCTCAATTGAATTCAGCGATTGATAAGGAAAAAAATCCTTTTGCGAAAGTTGCAATCCTAAACGCGATTGTATTCATCAATCGGATTGCGAACCAAAAGTTCTATGATATGTGTGCCTTCTTAAAAGACGAATCTCCTTTAGTTCGATATAGAACATCAATTGCGGTAGGAGAAGTGGATCTAAAAGCGGGAGAATATTCTCTTAGAGAAGCGTTACTCGTTGAGCATGATAAAATGGTAAGAGAGCAGATCAAAAAGGACCTGGCAAGTGTGACAGGATTCAAGATGCCTGCGAATCTTCCTCTTTTCTTGAAAGATTAATGCTTTCTTAAAGTGTTAAGATGGAAAAGCCTCCGAATTCGGAGGCTTTTTTGTTTTTAAGGGGTTATAAGAAGAAGGGTATGAATAAAACCCTGGGAGATACTGGGATCGAACCAGTGACCTCTACCATGTCAAGGTAGCGCTCTAACCAGCTGAGCTAATCCCCCGGTAATAGTCAGTATTTAGGTCCAAAGCTCAGCGTAAAGCCTTTGTTGTTTCCAATGCTTCCAAGAAGAAGTTTCCATCCTCTCTAAAAGAAAGCTCCTCTGTGCATTTTTATAAAAAGAAGAAGGTCCACTGATTCTAAAATTTACCGCTTTGATCGCCGGTTTTTCATAAAACGAGTGTTATAAAAAGAGCTTTCTGGAAGAAATTTCCTAGTTTTTCTGGCCGATTTCGAAATCGGCGAGGGTTTTCCGGGATCGGCGGGCAGATCCGTTTGCAAAGGTTTATAGTAAGCCTCACGAAACCCGAAAAAAACAGGGGGGATGGAAATGTCAGTGAAGGCAGAAAAAAAAGAACGGAATATTAAGCCGATCAACGGCGAGTCTCCAAGCGTTCGTAAGATGGACTTCGAAGGGTTGGACCAATTATCAGATTATTACGTGGCAGGGAATTCTTTCCTGACCCATACGGTAAATGCGTACCATGTGATCTTTCCAGAAGGAGAAAGATTTTTTATTAAGAGCGTAAAAGCTTTCGCGGATCAAGTGAAGGATCCTGCATTACAAAATAGTATTAAAGGTTTTATCGGACAAGAAGTACAACACGGAAAAGAGCATGAAAAAGCCCTTGAGATGTTGGAAAAACAAGGACGTCCAGTTTCTAAAATCCTGAATTTTTATAATAAGACTGCTTACGGATTCTTCTGGCCTGTTTTAGAATTTATCTTTGGTAAAAAGTTGAAACTTGCGGTGACTGCAGGTTTGGAACATTATACTGCATCTTTGGGAGAAGTTACCTTAAGATTCGGACTTCATGAACAAGCAGAAGGAGAAATGAGAAATTTACTTCTTTGGCATGCATGTGAAGAGATAGAGCATAAATCTGTTGCGTATGATGTTCTTCAAACAGTTTCTAAAAATTATATCTTAAGAACTTTCGGGTTTATCGTAGCTTCCATTATGTTTTGGGGATATGCATTCACTCTTCAGCATATGTTTATATTTGCTGATCCTAAGATTGGATTCAAAAGATATTTTTCAGATCTTATCTCTGCTCGTTCTTACGCTAGGTTGATCGTTATAGAAGTCGGAAAATTGGCTTTATTATATTTCAAACCTGGTTTCCATCCGAATCAAACAGGCGGTTACGATCTCGCAAACGCTGCATTAGCAACTATTTAAGGAGAATACAATGAGTACCCAAACTAAGAATAAAAATCTAAAATCAATAGATGCAAATTCTCCTACGGTTCGTAAGATGAATTTCGAAGGTCTGGAAAATTTACCGGACCACTATATCGCAAATAATTCATTCATGACCCACACTGTGAATGCGTATCATATTCTATTTCCGGAAGGAGAAAGATTTTTTATCAAAAGTGTAAAAGCTTTTGCTGATCAAGTGAAAGATCCTGGTCTTTCTTCCAGAGTGAAATCTTTTATCGGACAAGAAGTTCAACACGGAAAAGAGCAT
Protein-coding sequences here:
- a CDS encoding DsbA family oxidoreductase produces the protein METSISIYSDVVCPWCYIGKKRLEKAIESWESNHPEDKIVVEWKPFQLNPDLPAQGEDREAHMVSKFGSLDRVKMMTQRVSDIAKEDGLEFANILQGHQPNTFLLHALIRKARKYGKEGELAEVFFQKFFSEGKNLSDDSIIQESLTQVGVPISELEEVRKDPSLLTQIETEENEGKMLGVTGVPFYIFNEKYAVSGAQPVDLFLQVFDKLQSEAGA
- a CDS encoding polyhydroxyalkanoate synthesis regulator DNA-binding domain-containing protein, translated to MKVLKRYANRRLYDPETSKTITLEDVAEMIIAGEEIKVIDNMSGQDITPKILGQTFLKVSLGQRNEEFSNYMLSALIRETGKDISALFGRLVLGGIGLAYLTKEKMDRILQSMVALGELRLEEVKSYREDLLTHLAQRASENSEQIQEDLKKVGRELEEGGEKELAVEDLSEKIRKIAERVKESEPL
- a CDS encoding HEAT repeat domain-containing protein: MSTVRILVLGIILSLTTQISAKEQIYEKLDQLFYDQVKKLESGNLEERIQAADYLKFVSSKLAVRPLLKALKGNVNVPKSEENSPTLKFTIAQALGAMESDIAGPGMLEEFKKISATVQEGDYPSFSSPEGYNLVIAAGEIIRNVGLLPYTKENQEAIVNALNHPNFYVRASAADGLKNLNRKDVLSQLNSAIDKEKNPFAKVAILNAIVFINRIANQKFYDMCAFLKDESPLVRYRTSIAVGEVDLKAGEYSLREALLVEHDKMVREQIKKDLASVTGFKMPANLPLFLKD
- a CDS encoding metal-dependent hydrolase produces the protein MSVKAEKKERNIKPINGESPSVRKMDFEGLDQLSDYYVAGNSFLTHTVNAYHVIFPEGERFFIKSVKAFADQVKDPALQNSIKGFIGQEVQHGKEHEKALEMLEKQGRPVSKILNFYNKTAYGFFWPVLEFIFGKKLKLAVTAGLEHYTASLGEVTLRFGLHEQAEGEMRNLLLWHACEEIEHKSVAYDVLQTVSKNYILRTFGFIVASIMFWGYAFTLQHMFIFADPKIGFKRYFSDLISARSYARLIVIEVGKLALLYFKPGFHPNQTGGYDLANAALATI